In Sulfuricurvum sp., the following are encoded in one genomic region:
- a CDS encoding FAD-dependent oxidoreductase — protein MLDCAIIGGGPAGLTAGLYTTRGGLDNVVMFEKGMPGGQITMSSEIENYPGATAHNLSGMDFMTPWPEQCQRFGLKHEMSEVTRISRNEDGIFIILKSDGSTDLAKSVIVGTGSAPKRAGFIGEDKYFGRGVSTCATCDGFFYKGKEVAVIGGGDTALEEALYLAKICTKVYLIHRRDAFRAAPNTIARVKATTNIELVLNGSPEEVLGDAMGVTGVRVVFQDSSTRQIDVPGVFVFIGNNVNNQVLIQEDGTFLCDMTESGEVKVDLSMKTSVSGLFAAGDMRESAPKQVVCAAGDGAVAALQAISYVDEHFH, from the coding sequence ATGTTGGATTGCGCGATTATCGGAGGAGGACCAGCAGGATTAACGGCAGGTTTGTACACTACACGCGGTGGACTTGATAATGTCGTTATGTTTGAAAAAGGGATGCCCGGAGGGCAAATCACGATGAGCTCGGAGATTGAGAATTATCCTGGGGCAACAGCGCATAATTTGAGTGGTATGGATTTTATGACACCATGGCCAGAACAGTGTCAACGTTTCGGACTCAAACATGAGATGTCTGAGGTGACACGCATTTCTCGCAATGAAGATGGAATATTTATAATTTTAAAGTCAGATGGATCGACTGATTTGGCAAAAAGTGTGATTGTTGGGACAGGATCAGCTCCTAAGCGAGCCGGATTTATCGGTGAAGATAAATATTTTGGTCGTGGTGTAAGTACGTGTGCGACGTGCGATGGTTTTTTTTACAAAGGGAAAGAGGTGGCGGTTATCGGTGGCGGTGATACGGCACTCGAAGAGGCACTTTATTTGGCAAAAATTTGCACCAAGGTCTATTTGATTCATCGTCGTGATGCGTTTCGTGCAGCTCCTAATACGATTGCAAGGGTCAAAGCGACTACAAATATTGAGTTGGTTCTTAATGGATCACCTGAAGAGGTGTTGGGGGATGCAATGGGAGTCACCGGTGTTCGAGTTGTATTTCAAGACAGCTCGACACGTCAAATTGATGTACCCGGTGTTTTTGTTTTTATCGGGAATAACGTGAACAATCAAGTATTGATCCAAGAAGATGGGACATTCTTATGTGATATGACCGAATCTGGAGAAGTTAAAGTTGATTTGAGTATGAAAACTTCAGTTAGTGGATTATTTGCGGCGGGAGATATGCGTGAATCGGCTCCAAAACAAGTGGTATGTGCAGCAGGTGATGGTGCAGTAGCAGCATTGCAGGCAATTTCGTATGTGGATGAGCATTTTCATTAA
- the dapB gene encoding 4-hydroxy-tetrahydrodipicolinate reductase — protein MIRVGVFGAGGRVGKLIIEDLHSMSNISLGAVYVRNELNFSIDPSVLVTNDMNVLLKSSDVIIDFSLPEATQKLLECALEHPRPLVIGTTGMDAHQLNLLKTASESMPILYATNMSLGVALLNKLVHSAAKTLKDFDIEIVEQHHRHKKDAPSGTALTLAHSAAMARGLDLDRVRISGRDGNIGERTKDEIAVMALRGGDIVGRHTVGFYNDGEFVELHHTATSRNTFSKGSIRAAEWLVGKENGLYAISDCLELGE, from the coding sequence ATGATAAGAGTAGGTGTATTTGGCGCGGGTGGACGTGTCGGTAAGTTGATTATCGAGGATTTACATTCGATGAGCAATATCTCATTGGGAGCTGTTTATGTCCGTAATGAGCTCAATTTTTCGATTGATCCATCGGTGCTTGTTACCAATGATATGAATGTATTACTCAAAAGTTCAGATGTTATCATCGACTTTTCTCTCCCTGAAGCAACTCAAAAACTTTTAGAGTGTGCCCTTGAACACCCTCGTCCGCTGGTTATCGGGACGACAGGTATGGATGCACATCAGTTGAATTTACTCAAAACGGCGAGTGAATCGATGCCGATTTTGTACGCAACGAATATGTCATTAGGGGTAGCGTTGCTCAATAAATTAGTTCATTCAGCGGCGAAAACACTCAAAGATTTTGATATTGAGATTGTTGAACAGCACCACCGCCATAAAAAAGATGCGCCAAGCGGTACGGCATTGACGTTGGCACACTCTGCGGCTATGGCACGAGGCTTGGATTTGGATCGTGTTCGTATCAGTGGTCGGGATGGAAATATCGGCGAACGTACCAAAGATGAGATTGCGGTCATGGCATTGCGTGGCGGTGATATCGTGGGGCGTCATACGGTCGGTTTTTACAATGACGGTGAATTTGTAGAGCTTCACCATACGGCAACGAGTCGAAATACATTTTCAAAAGGTTCCATTCGTGCAGCTGAGTGGTTGGTAGGCAAAGAGAATGGATTATACGCAATTAGCGATTGTTTGGAATTAGGAGAATAA
- a CDS encoding TIGR01212 family radical SAM protein (This family includes YhcC from E. coli K-12, an uncharacterized radical SAM protein.) — protein sequence MRTQIFTFGNYLSEKFGCKVSKIPVSISGFTCPNIDGSVAKGGCTFCENDSFSPSLDKAKPLKGFFLNLESSHNPYLEKQLEQLEWQFNALSQKLSRNNGTQKYLVYFQSFTNTYAPLETLKALYEKALSFENVVGLSIGTRSDSISDETFEYLSELSKKTELWIEFGIQSIFDETLEKINRGHTSENVKQAILKAKSHGLNVCGHLIFGLPGESKEMMLQTAQAAYDLGVDSLKYHPLYVVKRTALANEYARGEFEPISEELYLEVLCEALRIKPPFISVQRLTAGINDDSLIAPQWCKDKNAQLRSINNSLKSVGLKY from the coding sequence TTGCGTACCCAGATTTTTACTTTTGGAAACTATTTGAGTGAAAAATTTGGGTGTAAAGTCTCCAAAATTCCTGTTTCGATTTCAGGATTCACTTGTCCAAATATCGATGGTAGTGTTGCCAAAGGTGGGTGTACTTTTTGTGAAAATGACTCTTTTAGCCCCAGTTTAGACAAAGCAAAACCGCTCAAAGGTTTTTTTCTTAATCTCGAATCTTCTCATAATCCCTATTTAGAGAAACAACTCGAACAGCTCGAATGGCAGTTTAATGCCCTCTCTCAAAAGCTGAGTCGAAATAACGGAACCCAAAAATATCTCGTCTATTTTCAAAGTTTTACTAACACGTACGCACCTCTGGAAACTCTCAAAGCGTTGTACGAAAAAGCCCTTTCGTTTGAGAATGTAGTGGGACTTAGTATCGGAACTCGATCGGATAGTATCAGTGATGAGACATTTGAATATCTCTCAGAGCTTTCCAAAAAAACAGAGCTTTGGATTGAGTTTGGGATACAGTCAATCTTTGATGAGACGCTGGAAAAAATAAATCGAGGTCATACCAGTGAAAATGTCAAACAAGCGATTTTAAAAGCGAAATCGCATGGTTTAAACGTATGTGGACACCTTATTTTCGGACTTCCCGGAGAGAGCAAAGAGATGATGCTTCAAACAGCTCAAGCGGCGTATGATTTAGGGGTTGATTCGTTGAAATACCACCCTTTGTATGTGGTTAAACGTACTGCATTAGCCAATGAATATGCACGGGGTGAATTTGAGCCTATTAGCGAAGAACTTTATCTCGAAGTGCTTTGTGAAGCATTACGAATAAAACCTCCTTTTATTAGTGTTCAGAGGCTTACGGCAGGGATTAATGATGATTCTCTCATTGCACCGCAATGGTGCAAAGATAAAAATGCTCAACTGCGCTCTATTAATAATTCCCTTAAGAGCGTAGGGCTGAAGTATTAA
- a CDS encoding YraN family protein, which yields MHTKAKGNLAEEKGCDYLRAKGFRIIDRNVYNRFGEIDIIALRDNVLHFVEVKSALSYEQAVNNITPSKLQKLNRTIQTYLQKKKFSLDYCVDALIVTDDGIEWIENITL from the coding sequence ATGCACACCAAAGCCAAAGGAAATCTGGCTGAGGAAAAAGGGTGTGATTATTTAAGAGCCAAAGGGTTTCGAATAATCGATCGAAATGTCTACAACCGCTTCGGTGAGATCGATATTATCGCGTTGCGTGATAACGTGCTCCATTTTGTCGAAGTGAAAAGTGCTCTAAGTTATGAGCAAGCAGTGAATAATATAACCCCCTCAAAACTCCAAAAACTTAATCGGACGATTCAAACCTATTTACAGAAAAAAAAGTTTTCATTGGATTATTGTGTCGATGCCCTAATCGTTACCGATGATGGGATTGAGTGGATTGAAAATATTACTTTGTAA
- a CDS encoding SDR family NAD(P)-dependent oxidoreductase codes for MRIIITGASSGLGEALALHYATNENRLVLIARREDRLATVAQRCRDRGSEVETIVADVNDFERMRVIGNYLGEQPIDRIILNAGVSVGHGGGVTPFEDFHRVFKTNFLSVHALLEPIIPKLIEQRFGEIVFISSLASLFSMPTSIAYSSSKRALNAYAEGLHYQLKPYGITIMTIMPGFIDSEMTQKNRFKMPFLLSTDKGIERITHAIERKKIRYAFPFRFSLMIRILTLLPQPLRDKIVHFLNFKKGA; via the coding sequence ATGAGAATTATAATTACAGGTGCTAGTAGTGGATTAGGCGAGGCGTTGGCTTTGCACTATGCAACAAATGAAAATAGATTGGTGTTAATAGCCCGCAGAGAAGATCGTCTCGCTACAGTAGCACAACGGTGTCGAGACAGAGGTTCCGAGGTTGAGACGATAGTTGCTGATGTTAATGATTTTGAGCGCATGAGAGTGATTGGGAATTATTTGGGTGAACAACCGATTGACCGAATCATCCTCAATGCGGGAGTATCGGTCGGTCACGGTGGGGGTGTTACGCCGTTTGAGGATTTTCATCGTGTTTTTAAAACCAATTTTTTGAGTGTTCATGCGCTGTTGGAACCGATAATCCCAAAGCTGATAGAGCAGCGTTTTGGGGAGATTGTTTTTATCTCTTCTCTCGCATCGCTTTTTAGTATGCCCACCTCCATCGCTTATAGCAGTTCCAAGCGGGCACTTAATGCGTATGCAGAAGGGTTACATTATCAGTTAAAACCATACGGTATTACCATTATGACCATCATGCCCGGATTTATCGATTCAGAGATGACGCAGAAGAATCGTTTTAAAATGCCATTTTTGTTGTCAACGGACAAAGGGATAGAGCGGATTACCCATGCGATTGAACGAAAAAAAATACGCTACGCTTTCCCTTTTAGATTTAGCTTAATGATTCGAATTCTTACGTTACTTCCACAACCCTTAAGAGACAAAATTGTACACTTTCTTAATTTTAAAAAGGGTGCATAA
- a CDS encoding DUF2393 family protein, producing the protein MKTTILAFMDTLKLFDYLLFGGILFFFLFFLILAILFHNRLTLALSLIIAAFIILVTAPLQYMLLHKYLYKHTITLTTVQDLEFTDALLVRGDLNNTSQQTINECSVYVSISKVSPFKIINNIYVYVPFKTQVLHFKTPLKPKESYNFKMLIEPFRYQKHFQVIARGQCK; encoded by the coding sequence ATGAAAACAACTATTCTCGCCTTTATGGATACTCTTAAACTTTTTGATTATCTCTTATTTGGGGGAATATTATTTTTCTTCCTTTTTTTTCTCATTTTAGCCATTTTATTTCATAATAGACTTACCTTGGCACTCTCTCTTATCATTGCAGCCTTTATTATCCTTGTCACTGCACCGCTTCAATACATGCTGCTTCATAAGTACCTTTACAAACACACTATAACTCTCACAACCGTCCAAGATCTTGAATTTACAGATGCTTTATTAGTACGCGGAGATCTCAACAATACCTCTCAACAAACCATTAACGAATGTAGTGTTTATGTCTCGATTTCAAAAGTATCCCCTTTTAAAATAATCAACAATATCTATGTTTATGTCCCTTTTAAGACACAAGTTTTACACTTTAAAACCCCTCTAAAACCAAAAGAATCCTATAATTTCAAAATGCTTATTGAACCATTTAGGTACCAAAAACACTTTCAAGTCATCGCAAGGGGGCAATGCAAATGA
- a CDS encoding DUF2393 family protein: MNTYFTLWHYAAITLMTLGLIALIIMTLRKENEKYKFSIIFTYILAALGFMFGAILIIDSYTKKITLSDVKDTRFLPTEKIFFTGYVSNSGNYTIGEVSVEIKIVNRDTPELEGKPAYQSNAFAELIGDKGVKPSYLVVTEVVATNLKPGHRKEFRIIMRHPPYFKGYTKYIRAFGQ, encoded by the coding sequence ATGAATACCTACTTCACACTTTGGCATTATGCAGCTATAACCCTTATGACACTAGGGCTTATTGCTTTAATCATTATGACCCTTCGAAAAGAAAATGAAAAATATAAATTTTCAATTATTTTTACCTATATTTTAGCAGCCTTGGGATTTATGTTTGGTGCTATTTTAATTATCGATAGTTATACCAAAAAAATCACCCTATCCGACGTAAAAGATACCCGTTTTCTCCCTACCGAGAAAATATTTTTTACGGGTTACGTTAGCAATAGCGGGAACTATACTATAGGTGAAGTGAGTGTAGAGATTAAAATTGTCAACAGAGATACTCCTGAATTAGAAGGGAAACCTGCCTATCAGTCCAACGCATTTGCAGAATTGATTGGGGATAAAGGGGTTAAACCTTCGTATTTAGTCGTTACGGAAGTTGTCGCAACCAATCTCAAACCGGGGCATCGTAAAGAGTTCCGAATCATTATGCGTCATCCCCCTTATTTTAAAGGATACACGAAATACATTCGTGCTTTTGGACAGTAA
- the purF gene encoding amidophosphoribosyltransferase encodes MRSLNEKCAVVGIFDHPEASKLAYFSLHAQQHRGQEAAGISSGDGQKLYTIKDRGLVTQVFDNQKLATLKGKMAIGHTRYSTAGDDSILDAQPVFARYDLGEMAIVHNGNLTNAKEVRDALIKKGAIFQTFMDTENLIHLIAKSDQHHLSDRIIDAVKKIEGAYSLVFLSRSKMFAMRDRFGFRPLSLGRVGDGYVVASETCAFDLIGAEYIRDVEPGELLIFEKGKAPQSIKVFEPTPKHCIFEYVYFARPDSNVYKQNVYEMRKAMGKKLALEQPIMADMVVPVPDGGVPAAIGYSQQSGIPFEMAIMRNHYIGRTFIEPTQEMRDLKVKMKLSPIEHLIKGKSVIVIDDSIVRGTTSRQIVRMLKAAGAREVHMRISSPPTTDPCFYGVDTPDKEKLIAANMTNAEICAFIEADSLGYLSNEGLLLSVNGKEENYCTACFTGNYII; translated from the coding sequence ATGCGCAGTTTAAATGAAAAATGTGCCGTTGTCGGTATTTTTGATCATCCGGAGGCTTCTAAATTAGCTTATTTTTCGCTTCATGCGCAACAACACCGTGGGCAAGAAGCTGCGGGGATTAGTTCGGGTGACGGTCAAAAACTCTATACGATCAAAGATCGCGGTTTGGTAACACAAGTTTTTGATAACCAAAAGCTCGCAACCCTTAAAGGTAAAATGGCGATAGGACATACTCGCTATTCAACAGCAGGAGATGACTCTATTCTCGATGCACAGCCGGTATTTGCCCGCTATGATCTCGGAGAGATGGCAATAGTTCATAACGGAAACCTCACTAATGCCAAAGAGGTACGTGATGCTCTGATCAAAAAAGGGGCGATTTTTCAAACCTTTATGGATACCGAAAATTTGATCCATTTGATTGCGAAAAGCGATCAGCACCATTTGAGCGACCGTATTATCGATGCCGTTAAAAAGATTGAGGGGGCGTATTCACTCGTTTTCTTGAGCCGTAGTAAAATGTTTGCGATGCGTGACCGATTCGGTTTTCGACCACTGAGTCTTGGACGTGTCGGAGACGGATACGTCGTTGCTTCGGAAACCTGTGCTTTTGATCTCATCGGTGCTGAATATATCCGTGATGTAGAACCGGGTGAATTGCTCATTTTTGAAAAAGGGAAAGCACCACAATCGATTAAAGTGTTTGAGCCGACCCCTAAACACTGTATCTTTGAATACGTCTATTTTGCCCGTCCCGATTCCAATGTTTACAAACAAAACGTCTATGAGATGCGTAAAGCGATGGGTAAAAAACTCGCACTTGAACAACCTATTATGGCGGATATGGTTGTTCCTGTCCCTGATGGCGGTGTCCCTGCGGCAATCGGTTATTCACAACAAAGCGGTATCCCCTTTGAGATGGCGATTATGCGTAACCACTATATCGGACGTACCTTTATCGAACCGACCCAAGAGATGCGGGATTTGAAAGTCAAAATGAAACTCTCTCCGATTGAACATTTAATCAAAGGGAAAAGTGTTATCGTAATTGATGATTCGATTGTGCGGGGAACAACCAGCCGTCAAATCGTTCGTATGCTTAAAGCTGCGGGTGCACGTGAAGTTCACATGCGAATCTCTAGCCCTCCGACAACGGATCCATGTTTTTACGGAGTAGATACCCCCGATAAAGAGAAACTGATTGCGGCTAATATGACCAATGCAGAGATTTGTGCCTTTATCGAAGCCGACTCGTTAGGATATCTCAGTAACGAGGGGTTACTCCTCAGTGTCAATGGAAAAGAAGAGAATTATTGTACTGCCTGTTTTACAGGAAATTATATTATTTGA
- the hisIE gene encoding bifunctional phosphoribosyl-AMP cyclohydrolase/phosphoribosyl-ATP diphosphatase HisIE: MNLNQIDWAKSELLPVIVQDSSTMEVLMMAYMNRESLELSLSTKIAHYYSRSKQRLWKKGESSGHLQHIERFLLDCDNDTLLILVRQEGVACHTGRKSCFFTDIESEESVSEPQIDTTATYGIIDELYHTILARKNSDPSSSWTAKLLSSGDNAILKKVVEEAGEFSFAIKDGNEDEIIYECADLVYHVLVALGHKNISPDRIKQELARRSGVSGIAEKNSRNK, from the coding sequence ATGAATCTAAATCAAATTGACTGGGCAAAATCTGAACTTCTCCCCGTCATCGTCCAAGACTCTTCCACAATGGAAGTGCTGATGATGGCATACATGAACCGTGAATCGTTAGAACTCTCACTCTCTACCAAAATCGCCCATTACTATTCTCGCTCCAAACAACGGTTATGGAAAAAAGGGGAAAGTAGCGGTCACCTACAGCATATCGAACGGTTTTTGCTTGATTGCGATAACGATACCCTATTGATTCTTGTACGTCAAGAAGGGGTTGCGTGCCATACCGGACGTAAATCGTGCTTCTTTACCGATATAGAATCAGAGGAGAGTGTTAGCGAACCTCAAATCGATACGACTGCCACTTACGGCATTATAGACGAGCTCTATCACACTATATTAGCGCGAAAAAACAGTGATCCCTCCAGCTCATGGACGGCTAAACTTCTCAGTAGCGGAGACAATGCTATTCTTAAAAAAGTAGTCGAAGAGGCGGGTGAATTTAGTTTCGCTATCAAAGATGGTAATGAAGATGAAATTATTTACGAATGTGCCGATTTAGTCTATCATGTCTTAGTCGCACTGGGACACAAAAATATATCTCCCGATCGTATCAAACAAGAGCTTGCTCGTCGTTCAGGGGTGAGCGGGATCGCTGAGAAAAACTCTAGGAACAAATGA
- the trxA gene encoding thioredoxin yields the protein MGKYIELTASNFADTTKEGVALVDFWAPWCGPCRMIAPVIEELANDFEGKAKICKVNTDEEQEIAVKFGIRSIPTILFFKNGEMVDQMVGAASKQAFTDKLNALL from the coding sequence ATGGGTAAATACATCGAATTAACAGCATCAAATTTCGCTGACACAACAAAAGAGGGCGTTGCTCTTGTAGATTTCTGGGCTCCATGGTGTGGACCTTGTCGTATGATCGCTCCGGTTATTGAAGAATTAGCAAATGATTTTGAGGGAAAAGCAAAAATCTGTAAAGTAAATACAGATGAAGAGCAAGAAATTGCAGTAAAATTTGGTATCCGTTCAATCCCAACTATCCTTTTCTTCAAAAATGGTGAAATGGTTGATCAAATGGTAGGTGCTGCTTCTAAACAAGCATTTACTGATAAATTAAACGCGTTGTTATAA
- a CDS encoding S1-like domain-containing RNA-binding protein codes for MNETLKIGEINILTIDRDTTPGLFLRALDESDILLPNQYVTDTMHIGDTIDVFVYTDSEDRPVASTVMPKAMVNQLAFVEVVDTTAIGAFVDWGLPKDLFVPRVMQKVPFKVGEKRIVRVILDELTNRLVGTEKISQALIEAPRDFYPNTPVEFMIIAKTPMGYKAIVDDKYEGMIYANEVFEKVHSGQIKNGFVKLRRDDGKLDLSLQKIGKAKSDDAGEKILELLEKNGGMLPYNSKSDPDLIQKTFGMSKKNFKAALTKLSESKKITIKENGIYGI; via the coding sequence ATGAATGAAACATTAAAAATCGGGGAAATAAATATCCTCACTATCGATAGAGATACAACACCGGGGCTTTTTTTACGAGCACTGGATGAGAGCGATATTTTATTGCCCAACCAATACGTCACAGACACAATGCACATCGGCGATACCATCGACGTATTTGTGTACACCGACAGCGAAGATCGCCCAGTAGCCAGTACCGTAATGCCAAAAGCGATGGTCAATCAACTCGCCTTTGTCGAAGTAGTGGATACTACCGCTATTGGCGCATTTGTCGATTGGGGATTGCCCAAAGATCTCTTTGTCCCGCGTGTGATGCAAAAAGTCCCTTTCAAAGTGGGAGAAAAACGTATCGTCCGTGTTATCTTAGATGAGCTAACAAACCGTCTGGTGGGAACCGAAAAAATCTCTCAAGCACTCATAGAGGCCCCTAGAGATTTTTACCCCAACACCCCTGTTGAATTTATGATTATTGCTAAAACTCCCATGGGATACAAAGCGATTGTGGATGATAAATACGAGGGGATGATTTATGCCAATGAGGTATTTGAAAAAGTACACTCGGGACAAATCAAAAATGGATTTGTAAAGCTTCGCCGTGACGATGGTAAACTCGATCTCTCATTGCAAAAAATCGGCAAAGCAAAATCAGACGATGCAGGTGAAAAGATACTAGAGCTTTTAGAAAAAAATGGGGGGATGCTTCCCTATAACTCCAAAAGTGACCCTGACCTTATCCAAAAAACATTTGGAATGAGTAAAAAGAATTTTAAAGCCGCTCTCACTAAACTGAGTGAGTCAAAAAAAATAACTATCAAGGAGAATGGAATTT
- a CDS encoding molybdopterin-dependent oxidoreductase: MIIDSVCTYCGVGCDISAEVEDNKIQKISAKEEGTVSQGRLCIKGKQGWDFVTHPKRLRNARVRKSFLAKNSALFADLDMDYLEPVDHDFYEISYESAYELVARKLRSITDEFGAHSFAAIGGARTSCEGSYLFQHFTRHVVGSPHVDNCARVCHSPSLKGMRTTIGEGAMTNPFDDIYETEYMVVMGSNTTEGHPIVANRMLDVIKQKEIELAVLDVRRIQLSKSATHHLSIPYEANLMILNMMAYVILSENLVNTEFVNTRTKGYEEYKDSILNDPYANPEYLLQIPGYESLVEEIRTVARKYATRKSLFFWGLGITEHLDGSYAVMAITHLAMLTGNIGKRGAGLMPLRGQNNVQGTCDVGMLPYYAPDYQPPKEIGMMTPDLINAMVEGKIKALYNISEDIAHIHPNQTKIHTALENLDLLVVNELFNNEITKFADIIFGVKSAYEKTGVYVNAERRLHLSQPLVNVTMPDDWEVIAEISKRYGTDLGFKTSRDVWEAVRVDAPIRFGGASYEKLEVNRLRGLQWPVQEEDLPVLHIDTFRTKDGFGTFHYHQYTPRGQVEELLNRQTHEGYYLTTGRILVHYNNAAQTKACDKLNRSHSEDTLLVSVEDEDFFEYKDFVVLRSEYGQSAPLRVKVSSTIKKGTLFTTFHHAQSNINFLFGDESDELIKTARFKSIKVDIIKPDYLD; the protein is encoded by the coding sequence ATGATTATCGACAGCGTTTGTACCTATTGCGGTGTAGGATGCGATATTTCTGCTGAGGTAGAAGACAACAAAATCCAAAAAATTTCTGCCAAAGAGGAGGGGACGGTCTCTCAAGGACGCCTCTGCATCAAAGGAAAACAGGGATGGGATTTTGTTACTCACCCCAAACGGCTCCGTAATGCCCGTGTCCGAAAATCGTTTTTAGCCAAAAATAGTGCCCTTTTCGCCGATTTGGATATGGATTATCTCGAACCCGTCGATCACGATTTTTATGAGATCAGCTATGAGAGTGCGTATGAGCTGGTTGCCCGTAAGCTCCGCTCTATCACTGATGAGTTTGGAGCACACAGTTTTGCCGCTATCGGCGGAGCGCGGACGAGTTGTGAAGGCTCGTATCTGTTCCAACATTTTACCCGTCATGTTGTCGGCTCTCCCCATGTCGATAACTGCGCGCGCGTGTGCCACTCACCGTCGCTCAAAGGGATGCGTACGACCATCGGTGAAGGGGCGATGACTAATCCGTTTGACGATATTTATGAGACGGAATATATGGTGGTTATGGGAAGCAATACCACTGAGGGGCATCCCATCGTCGCTAACCGTATGCTCGATGTGATAAAACAAAAAGAGATTGAGCTTGCCGTTTTGGACGTGCGCCGTATACAGCTCTCGAAATCGGCGACGCACCATTTGAGTATCCCTTATGAAGCCAATTTGATGATTCTCAATATGATGGCGTATGTCATACTTTCTGAGAATTTGGTGAATACCGAATTTGTTAATACACGAACCAAAGGGTATGAGGAGTATAAAGACTCAATCTTGAATGATCCGTACGCCAATCCTGAATATCTTCTACAGATTCCAGGGTATGAATCGTTGGTTGAGGAGATCCGCACGGTTGCCCGCAAATACGCAACACGCAAAAGCCTCTTTTTCTGGGGCTTAGGGATTACCGAACATTTGGACGGATCGTATGCGGTGATGGCAATTACTCATCTCGCAATGCTTACCGGAAATATCGGTAAACGTGGGGCAGGGCTTATGCCTTTACGTGGTCAAAATAACGTTCAGGGGACCTGCGATGTGGGAATGTTGCCTTACTACGCTCCCGATTATCAACCCCCTAAAGAGATAGGGATGATGACTCCCGATTTGATCAATGCAATGGTGGAGGGAAAGATTAAAGCCCTCTATAACATCAGCGAAGATATCGCCCATATCCATCCGAACCAAACCAAAATTCATACGGCATTGGAAAATTTGGATTTATTGGTGGTGAATGAGCTCTTTAATAATGAGATTACGAAATTTGCCGACATTATTTTCGGGGTAAAAAGTGCTTACGAGAAAACGGGTGTTTATGTGAATGCGGAGCGACGTCTCCATCTCTCTCAACCGCTTGTTAATGTCACGATGCCTGATGATTGGGAAGTTATTGCCGAAATATCGAAGCGATATGGTACGGATCTTGGGTTTAAAACCTCTCGTGATGTGTGGGAAGCGGTCAGGGTGGATGCACCTATCCGTTTTGGAGGAGCGAGTTATGAAAAGCTTGAAGTCAATCGCTTGCGGGGATTGCAATGGCCGGTACAAGAAGAGGATTTACCGGTGTTACACATCGATACATTCCGTACCAAAGATGGATTTGGGACGTTTCATTATCATCAATATACTCCACGCGGTCAAGTTGAAGAGTTGCTCAATAGACAAACACATGAGGGGTATTATCTCACCACAGGGCGTATTTTAGTTCATTACAACAATGCCGCACAAACTAAAGCATGCGATAAATTGAACCGTTCCCATAGTGAAGATACATTGCTGGTGAGTGTTGAAGATGAAGATTTTTTTGAGTACAAAGACTTTGTAGTTCTTCGCAGTGAGTATGGACAAAGTGCACCATTGAGGGTAAAAGTGAGTTCTACTATTAAGAAAGGGACACTCTTTACCACATTTCATCATGCACAAAGTAACATCAATTTTCTCTTTGGCGATGAATCGGATGAGCTGATTAAGACAGCCCGCTTTAAATCGATTAAAGTGGATATTATTAAACCCGATTATTTGGATTAA